From Scytonema millei VB511283, the proteins below share one genomic window:
- the bioF gene encoding 8-amino-7-oxononanoate synthase, whose product MSNDPYAWIEQSLATIHKANWYRVVQTIDSRPGATIQMEGRSLLNFASNDYLGLAGDERLIQAAITATQIYGAGSTGSRLLSGHRELHRELERAIAILKQTDDALVFSSGYLANLGTIAALVDKRDLILSDQYNHSCLKNGALLSGATIIEYPHGDILFLKTQLEQRDRYRRCLIMTDSVFSMDGDLCPLPELIDLAAQFNCMLLIDEAHATGVFGETGAGCVEHFNLTGSPLIQVGTLSKALGSLGGYVAGSAALIDFLRNRAASWIYTTALSPADTAAAIAAISIVREEPDRRQKLWQNINYLKQLLTQELPQLKLLPSESPILCLQLADAATALKFGSDLKELGIFAPAIRPPTVPTSRIRFSIMATHELSQIEQLVEILCQLNSQVHFKI is encoded by the coding sequence ATGTCAAACGATCCTTATGCTTGGATAGAACAATCTCTAGCAACCATCCACAAAGCCAATTGGTATCGCGTCGTACAGACAATTGACAGCCGCCCTGGTGCTACAATCCAGATGGAAGGGCGATCGCTACTCAATTTTGCTAGTAACGACTACTTAGGGTTAGCAGGGGACGAACGCCTAATTCAAGCCGCTATAACGGCTACGCAGATATACGGTGCGGGAAGTACGGGTTCTCGTTTACTTAGCGGACATCGAGAATTGCATCGAGAATTGGAACGAGCGATCGCAATCTTAAAACAAACTGACGATGCTTTGGTTTTCAGTTCTGGATATTTGGCAAATTTAGGCACAATTGCGGCTTTAGTTGACAAACGAGATCTAATTCTTTCAGACCAATACAATCATTCTTGCTTAAAAAATGGAGCGCTTCTCAGTGGTGCAACAATTATTGAGTATCCCCACGGCGATATTTTGTTTTTAAAAACCCAATTAGAACAACGCGATCGCTACCGTCGTTGTTTAATTATGACTGATAGCGTCTTTAGTATGGATGGGGATTTATGTCCTTTACCAGAACTAATAGATCTAGCAGCGCAATTTAACTGTATGCTATTAATTGATGAGGCTCACGCTACTGGAGTTTTTGGTGAGACTGGGGCTGGTTGTGTCGAACATTTTAATCTTACTGGTAGCCCGTTAATTCAAGTCGGAACTTTGAGTAAAGCTTTAGGAAGTTTAGGCGGTTATGTCGCAGGTTCAGCCGCTTTAATTGACTTTTTACGCAACCGTGCGGCTAGTTGGATTTATACTACAGCTCTTTCTCCTGCTGATACTGCGGCTGCGATCGCGGCAATTTCTATTGTACGGGAAGAACCAGACCGCAGACAGAAACTCTGGCAAAATATTAATTATTTAAAACAGTTACTTACTCAAGAATTACCCCAATTAAAATTATTACCTTCTGAGTCGCCAATTCTGTGTTTGCAATTAGCAGATGCAGCGACGGCTTTAAAATTTGGTTCGGATTTGAAAGAGTTGGGAATTTTTGCCCCAGCAATTCGTCCCCCCACCGTACCGACAAGTAGGATTAGATTTTCCATAATGGCGACTCATGAGTTAAGTCAGATTGAGCAATTAGTAGAAATTTTGTGTCAGCTTAATTCTCAGGTGCATTTCAAGATATAG
- a CDS encoding GNAT family N-acetyltransferase: MEIKIDDLSGSEIAEFLKDHIREMKSVSPPESKHALDLAGLRKPEITFWTVWDDSRLIGCGAMKELDASHAEIKSMRTATAYRGKGIASMLLQHILNEAKLRGYRRISLETGSMPFFQPARNLYEKYGFKNCAPFATYKEDPNSIFMAKDL, from the coding sequence ATGGAAATAAAGATTGACGATCTTTCTGGCTCTGAAATTGCTGAGTTTTTGAAAGATCATATCAGAGAAATGAAGTCCGTTTCGCCTCCTGAAAGTAAACATGCTTTAGATTTAGCAGGGTTAAGAAAACCAGAAATTACATTTTGGACGGTGTGGGATGATAGTAGGTTAATCGGCTGTGGTGCGATGAAAGAATTAGACGCAAGCCATGCTGAAATTAAGTCGATGCGTACGGCTACTGCATATAGAGGGAAAGGTATTGCATCAATGCTACTTCAGCATATCTTGAACGAAGCAAAGCTACGAGGTTATCGGCGTATAAGTTTAGAAACTGGTTCAATGCCTTTTTTTCAGCCAGCACGCAATTTATATGAGAAATACGGCTTTAAGAACTGTGCGCCTTTTGCCACATATAAAGAAGATCCAAACAGTATTTTTATGGCGAAGGATCTATAA
- a CDS encoding Tex family protein, with the protein MVNIPQLLAQELTLKPFQVQSALELMAEGATIPFIARYRKERTGEMNETQLRELADRHAYLTELEERKAAILSAIASQGKLTEELRAKITACLQKTELEDLYLPYRPKRRTRATAAREKGLEPLADWIKSLNVKNAPIVPLETEAAKYISEETGVKSNEEALKGAADILAEEIAEKAELRAYIREYLLNEGLFVSRVKDDYPEGTTKFEMYRNYQIRVEDIAPHNLLALYRGEAEGILNFDLSFDEGVVLSYLESQEIRTKNPSLRKFYHDLLKDGWTRLMKESLISAVRAEKKSFADVESIKTFEANLRDLLLSSPAGMRPTLAIDPGFRTGCKVAVLSQTGQFLAYQAIFPHQSAAARSQAAQTVKQLLEKHQIELIAIGNGTAGRETDEFISEVLQTVERKPIKVMVNESGASIYSASQVAIAEFPDLDVTVRGAISIGRRLQDPLAELVKIDPKSIGVGQYQHDVDQKLLKQKLEEIVESCVNYVGVDLNTASQELLGYVSGITPTIANNIVAYRDTNGVFKNRRQLLKVAKLGPKAFEQAAGFLRIRGGENPLDNTAVHPESYKIVEAIAKDLNVSLTQISQVASKLKGTNLKKYVTETVGEPTLRDMIGELEKPGRDPRAEFKYATFREDIKEISDLKSGMELEGIVTNVANFGAFVDIGVHQDGLVHISQLADRFVDDPKKIVKVGQIVKVRVLEIDVQRKRIGLSMKLNK; encoded by the coding sequence ATGGTAAACATTCCCCAACTACTAGCTCAAGAACTGACTCTCAAACCCTTCCAGGTGCAAAGCGCACTCGAACTGATGGCAGAGGGTGCAACAATTCCATTTATCGCTCGTTACCGCAAAGAACGCACGGGGGAGATGAACGAAACCCAATTGCGGGAACTAGCTGACAGACACGCATATCTCACAGAACTAGAAGAAAGAAAAGCAGCAATTTTAAGCGCGATCGCCTCTCAAGGTAAACTGACAGAGGAACTACGGGCAAAAATAACCGCCTGTTTGCAGAAAACTGAATTAGAAGATTTATACCTCCCCTATCGCCCCAAACGCCGCACCCGCGCTACGGCGGCGCGAGAAAAGGGATTGGAACCACTTGCCGATTGGATTAAATCTCTCAATGTCAAAAACGCCCCCATCGTACCTTTAGAAACAGAAGCAGCGAAATATATTTCTGAGGAAACAGGAGTTAAGTCAAACGAGGAAGCGCTTAAAGGTGCGGCTGATATCTTAGCGGAAGAAATTGCCGAAAAAGCAGAGTTACGCGCCTATATTCGCGAATATCTCCTCAACGAAGGGTTATTTGTCTCGCGAGTCAAGGACGATTACCCCGAAGGTACGACAAAATTTGAAATGTACCGCAACTATCAAATTCGAGTTGAAGATATCGCACCGCACAATCTACTCGCGCTATATCGCGGTGAAGCCGAAGGAATATTGAATTTCGATCTCAGTTTTGATGAAGGGGTGGTACTGTCCTATCTAGAATCGCAGGAAATTCGCACGAAGAACCCCAGTTTGAGGAAATTTTACCACGATTTACTCAAAGATGGATGGACGCGATTAATGAAAGAGTCATTAATTAGTGCCGTCCGTGCTGAGAAGAAAAGCTTTGCCGATGTTGAATCAATTAAAACTTTTGAAGCAAATTTACGCGATTTATTGTTATCCAGTCCCGCCGGAATGCGCCCGACACTAGCGATCGATCCTGGGTTTCGGACGGGGTGCAAGGTAGCCGTGCTATCGCAAACAGGGCAGTTTTTGGCATATCAAGCAATTTTTCCCCACCAATCAGCAGCAGCGCGATCGCAAGCAGCACAAACTGTGAAGCAATTGTTGGAAAAACATCAAATTGAGTTAATTGCGATCGGTAACGGTACGGCAGGACGAGAAACGGATGAATTTATTTCAGAAGTTTTGCAAACGGTAGAACGCAAACCAATTAAAGTGATGGTGAACGAATCGGGTGCATCGATTTATTCCGCCAGTCAAGTCGCGATCGCGGAATTTCCCGATCTCGATGTTACCGTGCGCGGGGCGATTAGTATTGGACGACGCTTGCAAGATCCGCTAGCAGAATTAGTCAAAATCGATCCCAAATCAATTGGTGTGGGACAATATCAACATGACGTAGACCAAAAGCTTTTGAAGCAAAAGCTAGAGGAAATTGTAGAAAGTTGCGTCAACTACGTTGGTGTAGATCTCAATACTGCTTCGCAAGAATTGTTAGGCTACGTCTCTGGAATTACACCAACAATTGCCAACAATATTGTCGCCTATCGGGATACCAACGGTGTATTTAAAAACCGCCGCCAATTACTGAAAGTAGCAAAATTAGGACCGAAAGCTTTCGAGCAAGCTGCCGGATTTCTGCGAATTCGAGGTGGAGAAAACCCTTTAGATAATACCGCAGTGCATCCTGAGAGTTATAAAATTGTAGAGGCGATCGCTAAAGATTTAAACGTATCTCTAACTCAGATTTCTCAAGTTGCATCTAAGCTCAAAGGAACGAATCTGAAAAAATACGTTACCGAAACTGTAGGCGAACCAACATTAAGAGACATGATCGGCGAATTAGAAAAGCCAGGGAGAGATCCCAGAGCTGAATTTAAATATGCTACATTTCGAGAGGATATTAAAGAAATTTCCGATCTCAAATCGGGAATGGAATTAGAAGGAATTGTGACTAACGTAGCCAACTTTGGCGCATTTGTAGATATTGGCGTACACCAAGATGGTTTAGTTCATATTTCTCAACTAGCCGATCGCTTTGTGGACGATCCGAAAAAGATTGTTAAGGTTGGGCAAATTGTGAAAGTGCGCGTATTAGAAATTGACGTGCAAAGAAAACGAATTGGGTTGTCAATGAAGTTAAATAAATAA
- a CDS encoding exopolyphosphatase, producing MLLKTQQYRLVTRSDFDGLVCAVLLKSLNLIDEIKFVHPKDMQDGKIEITNHDITTNLPYVEGAYLAFDHHFSETLRNRDRSSTHIIDPNAPSAARVVYDYFGGAEKFPHISQEMMTAVDRADSAQFTLEEVLQPQGWVLLNFLMDARTGLGRFRDFRISNYELMMNSIDACKSSTIDEILNLPDVKERVDIYREHEAKFKAQIKKCAIVRDKTVVLDLRQEEIIYAGNRFMIYALYPECTVSIHVMWGLKQQNTVFAVGKSIFDRSSQVNIGELMLKYGGGGHANAGTCQVAHEAVDETLREIISQINADG from the coding sequence ATGTTACTAAAAACCCAACAGTATCGGTTAGTTACGAGAAGCGATTTTGACGGTCTCGTATGTGCTGTTTTACTAAAAAGTTTGAATTTAATCGATGAGATTAAGTTCGTCCATCCGAAAGATATGCAAGATGGCAAAATTGAAATTACTAATCATGATATTACTACAAATTTACCTTATGTTGAAGGTGCATATTTAGCCTTCGACCATCATTTTAGCGAAACGCTGAGAAATCGCGATCGCTCCTCTACTCATATCATCGATCCTAACGCTCCATCTGCTGCCAGAGTTGTTTACGATTATTTTGGTGGAGCGGAAAAATTTCCTCATATTTCCCAAGAGATGATGACAGCAGTTGACCGAGCGGACTCGGCTCAGTTTACCCTAGAGGAAGTTTTACAACCTCAAGGCTGGGTCCTGCTGAATTTTTTGATGGATGCGAGAACGGGGTTAGGCAGGTTTAGAGATTTTAGAATTTCTAATTACGAGCTGATGATGAATTCGATCGATGCTTGCAAAAGTAGCACGATTGACGAGATTTTAAATCTTCCTGACGTGAAAGAAAGGGTCGATATTTATCGCGAACACGAGGCTAAGTTTAAAGCACAAATTAAAAAGTGTGCGATCGTTCGCGATAAGACAGTTGTATTAGATCTAAGGCAAGAAGAGATAATTTACGCGGGAAATCGGTTTATGATTTACGCTTTGTATCCTGAGTGTACTGTCTCAATTCATGTGATGTGGGGTTTGAAGCAACAAAATACAGTTTTCGCAGTTGGCAAATCGATTTTCGATCGCAGTTCTCAAGTTAATATTGGCGAGTTGATGTTAAAGTATGGTGGTGGTGGTCATGCTAACGCTGGAACTTGTCAGGTCGCGCATGAAGCAGTGGATGAAACATTGAGGGAAATCATTAGTCAAATTAATGCGGACGGATAA
- a CDS encoding putative PEP-binding protein, whose amino-acid sequence MNTLYLLEQISAAERLQIGEKAFHLGRIAINGYPVVPSCVVPAQTLWKFLTQLNSSDPLIADLPESSLRINVDDSHQLQKVAQRLQQEILAAPLPEEYWRSLLEATQSWQASALIFRPSLILKTAAIQNLNFSGLLEAQICCPEPEAIALALKQTWSQLFRARSLLYWQRHGIEWRDIHLAVLVQPLQNAIASGILTCNPSEIEISATWGLGIAIARGEVSPDLHFVSTATNQVRSRQLGNKILAYGVGNIPFIPDLTLCTTSLLPSSVTPCLQTYLLSEAQQQQYSLSDEFLQQLIQLTQQLKTDLGATFYLEWTLAQTAIDAEPQLYLTHANTYRVRGIEASSQQLKENSELRSRSIASLSIPNPEFMPGIAAARGEVIAPAYAIAKSEPRPVTIPAGSILVAPAIAPDWLPLLQQAAGIVTEQGGLTSHSAILARELGIPAVVSVARATALIQTGELLELNGDRGEVWRRGDKGDKGDKGEVKSQNSKFKISRLPTPDSQLPTIATQLMLNLSQPSVIAQVKDLPADGVGLLRSELMMLNVLEGQHPRVWLQQGRQAELLDLWHSQIRQFVNAFAPRPVFYRSLDWRSPEFQSLNLDGLDASAGNSRNSILGQRGTLSYLKDPQVFDLELAALAAVQQSGQTNLHLMLPFVRSVEEFSFCRQRVEQAGLTHVPQFQLWIVAEVPSVLFLLPQYVKAGVQGVSIGTNDLTQLLLGVDRDRGELAANLNERHPAVLQAIAQIIQMAQQANIPCSICGQAPVLYPEIIDSLIQSGITSISVEPNAVEQTYRAIARAEQRLLLAAARKII is encoded by the coding sequence TTGAACACACTCTACTTACTAGAGCAAATTTCAGCCGCAGAACGCCTACAGATAGGAGAAAAGGCATTCCATCTCGGTCGGATTGCGATAAACGGTTATCCAGTAGTACCTAGTTGTGTCGTTCCCGCTCAAACTCTATGGAAATTTCTCACGCAGTTAAATTCGTCCGATCCATTAATTGCCGATCTGCCAGAATCTTCATTGAGAATAAATGTTGATGATAGTCATCAACTCCAGAAAGTTGCCCAACGCCTACAGCAAGAAATTCTTGCCGCACCCTTACCAGAAGAGTACTGGCGATCGCTGCTAGAAGCGACGCAATCGTGGCAAGCATCGGCATTAATTTTTCGCCCTTCTTTAATCCTGAAAACTGCGGCAATCCAAAATCTCAATTTCTCTGGACTGCTAGAAGCTCAAATATGTTGTCCAGAACCGGAAGCGATCGCCCTAGCTTTGAAGCAAACCTGGAGCCAGTTATTTCGCGCCAGAAGTCTTTTATATTGGCAGCGCCACGGGATTGAATGGCGAGACATTCATCTCGCAGTCTTGGTACAACCCCTACAAAATGCGATCGCCTCGGGAATTTTAACGTGTAACCCTTCTGAGATTGAGATTAGCGCCACTTGGGGTTTAGGTATAGCGATCGCCCGTGGGGAAGTTTCACCCGATCTCCACTTCGTTTCCACCGCAACGAATCAAGTGCGATCGCGGCAGTTGGGTAATAAAATCTTGGCTTATGGAGTCGGCAATATTCCCTTCATTCCAGATTTAACTCTTTGTACGACTTCTCTTTTACCCTCATCTGTCACTCCTTGCTTGCAAACATACTTGTTGAGCGAAGCACAACAGCAGCAGTATTCTCTCAGCGATGAGTTTCTCCAACAACTGATTCAACTCACGCAACAACTAAAAACAGATTTGGGCGCAACATTCTATTTAGAGTGGACGTTGGCTCAAACAGCAATCGACGCAGAACCGCAACTCTACTTGACCCACGCGAATACCTATAGAGTTCGGGGAATAGAAGCCAGCAGCCAGCAGCTAAAAGAGAATTCCGAATTGCGATCGCGCAGTATAGCGTCACTATCTATTCCCAACCCCGAATTCATGCCAGGAATTGCAGCAGCAAGGGGAGAGGTCATTGCTCCAGCATACGCGATCGCAAAAAGCGAACCGCGACCTGTAACTATACCAGCAGGATCGATTTTAGTCGCTCCAGCGATCGCCCCAGACTGGCTACCCCTATTGCAACAAGCAGCGGGAATTGTTACCGAGCAAGGAGGATTGACTTCTCACAGCGCTATCCTTGCTAGAGAATTAGGTATTCCGGCTGTTGTGAGTGTTGCGCGCGCCACAGCATTAATCCAAACAGGAGAATTATTGGAATTGAATGGCGATCGCGGTGAAGTGTGGAGAAGAGGAGACAAGGGGGACAAGGGGGACAAGGGAGAAGTCAAAAGTCAAAATTCAAAATTCAAAATTTCCCGACTCCCGACTCCCGACTCCCAACTCCCGACTATAGCCACTCAACTCATGCTCAACTTGAGTCAGCCGAGCGTAATTGCGCAGGTCAAGGATTTACCCGCTGATGGCGTGGGGTTGTTGCGATCGGAACTAATGATGCTGAACGTGTTAGAGGGACAGCACCCGAGAGTGTGGCTGCAACAGGGACGACAGGCTGAATTATTAGATTTATGGCACTCACAAATTCGTCAATTTGTCAATGCTTTTGCTCCCAGACCCGTATTCTATCGCTCTTTAGATTGGCGATCGCCAGAATTTCAATCTTTGAACCTGGATGGGCTAGATGCTTCTGCTGGTAACAGCCGTAATTCCATCCTGGGACAGCGCGGTACGTTGAGTTACCTTAAAGATCCGCAAGTTTTTGACTTAGAACTAGCTGCTTTAGCCGCCGTGCAGCAGTCTGGTCAAACAAATCTTCACCTCATGTTACCGTTTGTCCGCAGTGTCGAAGAGTTTAGTTTCTGCCGTCAGCGCGTCGAGCAAGCAGGACTAACTCATGTTCCTCAATTTCAATTATGGATCGTGGCAGAAGTGCCTTCAGTGCTATTTCTGCTACCTCAATACGTTAAAGCAGGAGTTCAAGGAGTCTCCATTGGTACGAACGACTTGACTCAGTTGTTGCTGGGAGTAGACCGCGATCGCGGTGAGTTAGCCGCTAATTTAAACGAACGCCACCCAGCAGTCCTGCAAGCGATCGCCCAAATTATCCAAATGGCGCAGCAAGCCAATATTCCTTGCTCGATCTGCGGTCAGGCTCCCGTCCTTTATCCAGAAATTATCGACTCTTTGATCCAATCGGGCATTACCTCTATTTCCGTCGAACCGAATGCCGTCGAACAGACTTATAGAGCGATCGCCCGTGCCGAGCAAAGATTGCTCCTGGCTGCTGCGCGGAAGATAATATAA